In Humulus lupulus chromosome 6, drHumLupu1.1, whole genome shotgun sequence, a single genomic region encodes these proteins:
- the LOC133785847 gene encoding secreted RxLR effector protein 161-like, whose product MQNIPFALAVGSLMYAQACTRLDIPYIIGMLGRYLSNPGMDHWITSKRVMRYIQRTKVYTLTYRKSDHLEVVGYSDSDFPGCQDSRKSISGYIYLLVGGAISWKSVKQTLVAFSTMAAEFVACYEGSTHGRWLCNFVTGLRILENVERPLKLFCDNKSAVLYSKNNRSSSE is encoded by the coding sequence atgcaaaatATTCCCTTTGCATTAgctgttgggagtctaatgtatgctcaaGCATGTACTCGTCTGGATATTCCGTATATTATTGGCATGTTAGGTAGATATTTGAGCAACCCTGGTATGGACCATTGGATAACATCCAAGAGGGTTATGAGATATATCCAGAGAACAAAAGTTTATACGCTCACATATAGGAAATCAGATCATTTGGAGGTTGTAGGGTATTCTGATTCTGATTTCCCTGGGTGCCAAGATAGCAGAAAATCTATATCAGGCTATATTTATCTGTTAGTTGGAGGAGCTATATCCTGGAAAAGTGTCAAACAAACACTCGTAGCTTTTTCCACTATGGCagcagaatttgtagcatgcTATGAGGGATCAACTCATGGAAGATGGCTGTGTAACTTTGTCACTGGGCTGCGCATTTTGGAGAATGTAGAAAGGCCACTCaagttattttgtgacaataagTCAGCAGTGTTGTATTCCAAAAACAACAGGAGCTCATCCGAGTAA
- the LOC133785848 gene encoding uncharacterized protein LOC133785848: protein MQQCIPEAFMGTKSEEIPKAKDFLDAMEKRFARNDKVEMTSLLASLMSMKYKGRGNVREYIIEMYQIASKLKTLKIEFFEDLLVLMVLVSLPAQFNQFKISYSC from the coding sequence ATGCAACAATGCATTCCAGAAGCCTTCATGGGCACAAAATCTGAAGAGATCCCTAAGGCCAAGGATTTCCTTGATGCAATGGAGAAACGTTTTGCTAGAAACGATAAGGTTGAAATGACTTCACTTCTGGCTTCCTTGATGtccatgaagtataagggtcgaggAAATGTTAGGGAGTACATTATAGAAATGTACCAAATTGCTTCAAAACTTAAGACACTTAAGATCGAGTTTTTTGAGGATTTGCTTGTTCTTATGGTTTTGGTATCGCTTCCTGCACAGTTTAACCAATTCAAAATCAGTTATAGCTGTTAA